AAGGCGTGGTCTCGTGGAACCTGGTTATGCCGCCGGTGCCGCGCTTGTAGGAGCTTTGCAGTGGAACCTCTCTACATCCGCGTACATGAGCGTGATAACGTCGCGATCATCGTCAACCCCGAAGGACTGCCCGCCGGCACGCGCTTCCCTGATGGCCTCACGCTCATCGAAAACATTCCGCAGGCCCACAAGGTGGCGCTCCGCGAGCTGAGCCGCGGAGAACCTGTAATTCGCTACGGCGAGATCATCGGATGGGCGTCAGACGCTGTCAAAACAGGTTCCTGGGTGCGTGAAGACTTGCTTGTGTTGCCGCAACCTCCTCCACTCGATGGTCTGTCACTGGCTACTGCGCCGCCTGCAGCGCAGCCTCCTCTTACCGGCTACAGCTTTGAAGGCTTTCGCAATCAAGATGGCAGCGTTGGCACGAAAAATATTCTCGGCATCACCACGACTGTGCAATGCGTTGCCCCGACAGTAGATTATGCCGTTCAGCGAATCAAAAAAGAAATTTTGCCGCGCTTCCCTAACGTGGATGACGTCATCGCCATTACCCACACCTATGGTTGCGGCGTTGCCATTGACGCGCCCGGCGCTGAAATCCCTATCAGCACGCTGAAGCACATCAGCACACACCCTAATCTGGGAGGAGCGCCGCTGATCGTCAGCCTGGGCTGCGAAAAGCTTCAGCCGGAGCGCCTGTTTCGCGCGCCGGACCTCGGGCAGTTGCAGGTCTTGAACAACGACGATCCGTTGCTGATCCGCATGCAAGATGAACGCGGTTTCGGCGAAGTGGTACGCGCAATCCTGAGCGCCGCGGAAAAGCGGCTGGAGCAATTGAACCGGCGGCAGCGCACGACTGTGCCGGCATCGGAGCTGGTGGTCGGTTCGCAGTGCGGCGGCAGTGATGCCTTTTCTGGTGTCACCTGCAATCCGGCGGTTGGTTATGCCGCAGATCTGCTGGTGCGCGCCGGCGCGACGGTGATGTTTTCAGAAGTAACCGAGGTGCGCGACGCGGTCCACCTGCTCACGCCGCGCGCTATTAATGAGGATGTGGCCCGCGCCCTGATTCGCGAGATGAAGTGGTATGACGACTACCTGGCGCGCGGCTCGGCTGACCGCAGTGACAATCCGACGCCGGGCAACAAGCGCGGTGGACTGGCGAACGTGGTAGAAAAAGCGCTGGGTTCAGTCGCCAAGGCGGGCACTTCTGCGCTCATGGCGGTTGCAGCGCAGGGCGAGAAGGTCACAGCTAAAGGTTTGGTTTTTGCCGCTACTCCCGCAAGTGACTTCATCTGCGGAACACAACAGCTTGCCTCGATGAACCTTCATATTTTCACCACGGGTGAGGGAAGTCCCTATGGTTTGGCGATGGTGCCGGTAATCAAAGTTTCTTCGCGCACAGCATTGGCTGAGCGCTGGCCCGACCTGATTGATATTGACGCCGGCCGCATCGCTACAGGCACTGCCACAATAGAAGAGGTTGGGTGGGAGATATTCCGCTTTATGCTTGATGTGGCCAGCGGCAAGAAGAAAACCTGGGCCGACCACTGGGGGCTGCACAACGCGCTGGCGCCGTTCAATCCGGGGCCGGTGACGTAGCTTTCTTCAGACAAGAAAGAAAAAAGCCTGCCGATATTCGGCAGGCTTTTTGCTTGTAAAACTTCAGAAACGATATCGCTTCAGAAGGTGATCTTGGCCCCAAAGTAGAACACTCGTCCTTGGGCATTGCTGAATTCCGGATGGGCAAAGCCGGTGAAGAAGGATGTATTTGGATTAGAAGACGGGGCCCGCCCGGCATCTTCCACGAACGTATCTACACTCGCAAAGTTGAAATGATTCAGGGCATTGACCGCGGTGACACGGAGCTCCAGGCCTATGCGTTCCGTGATCCTGGTTTGCTTGGAGATGCTGAAGTTAAGGATGTTCTGGGGCGCATCGCGCAAGGCATTGCGCGGCACATTGCCGAAAGGTGTGCCGAACAACTGTTGAGCCGTGCGAGCGTTGATAATGAAGCGGACCTGGTCGGCCGTGGCAGTCACGGGCGCCTGGCCAGGCTGTGTTCCTGGACCTGTCCCGGGGAAGCCACTCGGACCAATAGCATTCAAAGAGTTCAAACTGAGAAGCTGGATTGGAGCAGTGATGGCTGTGTTGCAGGCGCCAGGGAATGCAGCGTTATTCGCAGGAGTTATGCCCAAAAATGCCCTGCAATAATCAGAAGCAAAGACGCCAACGCTATCCGCACGGGCATGCCGGTTGCCATAGAACGGCCGCGCGACATCAGGGCCAGCAAACGGGCTGACGAAGGCGCTATCGTAGTAATTTCCAGCAGCGGTGTTTCGGGCTTCGCTAAATACCTGGAGTGGGGTATAAGGCTGGCCTGAAGCCCAAATATAGTTACCCGAAACAGCCCAACCTCCCAGCAAATGACCGGTGACGCCGTGCTGTTCCTTAAAGAACGGCAGTTGTTCGGTAAACAGAAG
This window of the Terriglobales bacterium genome carries:
- the garD gene encoding galactarate dehydratase, which codes for MEPLYIRVHERDNVAIIVNPEGLPAGTRFPDGLTLIENIPQAHKVALRELSRGEPVIRYGEIIGWASDAVKTGSWVREDLLVLPQPPPLDGLSLATAPPAAQPPLTGYSFEGFRNQDGSVGTKNILGITTTVQCVAPTVDYAVQRIKKEILPRFPNVDDVIAITHTYGCGVAIDAPGAEIPISTLKHISTHPNLGGAPLIVSLGCEKLQPERLFRAPDLGQLQVLNNDDPLLIRMQDERGFGEVVRAILSAAEKRLEQLNRRQRTTVPASELVVGSQCGGSDAFSGVTCNPAVGYAADLLVRAGATVMFSEVTEVRDAVHLLTPRAINEDVARALIREMKWYDDYLARGSADRSDNPTPGNKRGGLANVVEKALGSVAKAGTSALMAVAAQGEKVTAKGLVFAATPASDFICGTQQLASMNLHIFTTGEGSPYGLAMVPVIKVSSRTALAERWPDLIDIDAGRIATGTATIEEVGWEIFRFMLDVASGKKKTWADHWGLHNALAPFNPGPVT